The segment TGTCATGTGACATGGTTTACCATGTCACATGGGTCTTGTTTCATCAAGTATCCAaaatgaatttttaattcttttgtttCAATCCAACACTCCTCATTTTATAAATGAAAATTTCCAATTCTCATGTGTCCCTCTAAAATACTTAACTCTTTCTCTTCACATCTTATGGTGCCACTTGGCACCATCCAATGAGGTGAGAGGATGATTTCATCTTCCACCCTTGATCTTTATCTTGCAATCTAAAACCTCTATCCTTTTTAATCCAAAATCTATATATCCAACCCTTAGGCATTTTATCACTCGCTCTCTCTCATTTTGCATTGAAGCATCGTTATGATGCAACAATCATtagtgagcacacatccaatcaatTGTCATGCAAAAATCTACACTACAAAAGGTTTAATATGCTTGTTTGACCTTCTTTTGTCTAATTTCAATATTTGTTTGttattgattttgtttgatttttataGTTAAAATCATTTACTTGAAACAAATTTCACATGCACACTAATATAAGAAAATAGATTTCATATATATACTAAACTAAGCCATATATACACACAAGAAACTAAGCTCCAAAAATGAAAGGTATGGACTCATGTGAAAGGGAAGTGTCCCTTTGATGCCAAAATGCATATTCTCCCTACCTATGCAATTAATAAACCAGAATCAAAACAATTAGGTATACGGTGAGTTAACCTGATGTGAATAAAATTTGAATTATAAGTCATCTTTAAAAATTCAATTTCTTAAGAATAGTTGCTTCTAGAGTAGGTTGTGCGAAATTGTTTTcacatcaacgtttcagatcacactctctGATCCATCATAAAATAAAAACATGACAAATAACATACCCGAAACCATTTCTTATGAGGAATTCAAACCTTTAAAAATCCAATTTCTTGTCATTACAGGTGTCATTGCAGTCTTCGCTTCTAGTTTCGAGTAACATAAATGGGAGTCATTGTGTGGACCCATCAGATGCATCTAAACTAGCTTCGGAATATATTCATTGTAAAATTCGAGATATTTTGAAATGGCCGAATGTCAACCACCAATACCTAATTCACGACAAAATGGATGCCGTAAATGGTCGGTGATTTGACTCTGTTTTCTTATTAATTTATGGCTTTCAGCGCTGGCAAAATTTGCAACTCTATCAACGTTTACTATTCATTATTGGGCGGGCAAATGCATATATTTCTGTTTGTTTAGCTTAAATCTAGGTTTGTCTGGAGCAGGACAATTTCAAGTGTCCTGCCTAGAATCTTTGGTCAGAGTGCaaggtttaaaacaaaattttggAATATCTAATCTGGGTAAGTGCAACACACACAGAATACATAGCCCTTGTTGTTTCATAATACCATACCTATATTATCTTCTGTCCGTTTTTCTTAGGATGAAGGGCGGAGGAGATTACCCTGATCTGCAGAAGACTACTTTCGACGTGTTAGGTTTATGTTGCCCTGCTGAGGTGTCTCTCATCGAAAAACTTCTGAATCCTCTGGAGGGAATAGAACGGGTGTCTTTAAATCTTTCTTTGAAAACAGTAACAGTTCTGCACAACCCATGTTTGATATCTTCAGCACAGATAGGTGGGTAGGAAGTAAAATTTTAATCTTCATATGACCAGTTTGATCAGATAGATATCTTGTGAAACCCCTCATAATTAATAGTTTCCATGGTGCTTTGAACAGCTAAGGCTCTGAACAAGGAAAGGCTAGATGCAAGCATTCAAGTATCTGGGCAAATAAAAAGCGGTGAAAAATGGCCCAGTCCCTACACTCTGGCTTCTGGTGTTTTGCTTGGAATATCTTTCTTCAAGTATTTCTACAGCCCTTTAAAATGGGCGGCTTTAGGAGCCGTAGCTGTGGGCCTTCCACCAATAGTACTGAAGAGCGTTGCGGCTCTCCGGAGTTTTGTATTGGATATCAATGTGCTTATGTTTATTGCAGGTCAGTATATTTCCATTTTTAGGGTATTTGGGTAATCTCATTAATTTGAAACATGGGTGGAAGTTTATCCTCCATTTGTTTGTAACAGTGGCCGGTTCCATCGGTTTGGGAGAATTATCAGAAGCCGGCTCTATTGTTTTTACGTTCACCCTGGCGGAGTGGCTAGAGTCTAGATCTAGTGATAAGGTGAGAAAGGCTTTTGAACAATAATCGAGATTATGTGAAATTGAATTGGTTTTACATATGATTCATTTGTCAATGGTAGGCGCGAGCAGCCAGAGGATCTGTTATGAACTTAGTTCCCCAAACAGCCGTTATAGAAGAAAGTGGCCAGAAAGTCTCTGTTCAGGATGTGGAAATAAACACTGTGATCGCTGTGAGGGAAGGAGAGATTATACCCATAGATGGGACTGTCATGTCAGGGAGGAGCTCGGTAGATGAAAGCAGTTTAACAGGGGAATCCCTGCCTGTGGAGAAAGAATCCGGGGCAAATGTCTGGGCCGGTACCACGAATCTTACAGGTAATTCATTCTTCATTCTACCAGTTCAATGAATAGTTTGTCGACAACGAATTTGTGTGAGTTAATCTCTGCATGCCACCCAAAATAAGAGTATAGGGTAAATACACCAAAACCTGCAATTTTCACATTTAATGTCTTTGTCATTTTGATAAGAAATTAAAGAGTGCCACCCAGTTTTCTCCAAAAGCTTCAATAGAACAAACTTAGGACATTAAAGCTGATTTCCATCCTGTGGTAGTTGTTGGAAGGAATAATTTCCCCTGCCACCGTTTACTGCAGTTTGCTATACTCAACCTTCAGATCCATCGTGAGCCCTCAGTCGGCCACCGTTAAACTCCTCATGCACATTTTTCCCTTTCATGCAGCCGAGACTTCTTTATTTCAACGCATGCAGAGCTATCTGTTTAATCTTTTAATCGGTGGAACTACTACTTCCACCGCTCATGAATTTGCTATGTAATAGCTCGAAGGATCGATGAATCCTCTATAAACAAAATAGGAGTTGTAATGCATTTAAGTATGAATCAATAAAGATTTAGTTTTGTATGCTGTAGCATACGTTCAGCTATTAGTTTCtgttattttgttgtttttcattcCTTCAGTAGTGACAGATTTTGAGTAATGTTTGACCTGAGTTTTCACAATTCATGTAGTATTCAAAAGAttgtttttgaattaattgtatattttCACATTGATATTTCGAAACATATTCAATGATCTATTATTAAGAAAACTTGTATGTTTATGAAATTTAAATTTGTTGAAAATAGAAGGGGCAACCTCTCACTGTCTTTCATCTAATTCTGAATTTCTTAGGCTACCTGAGCGTAAAAACTGTGGCATTAGCATCAGAGTCTGCAGTGTCGAGAATGATAAAACTTGTGGAAGATGCGCAGAACCAACGGTCTCGTACAGATCAATTCGTACAACATTTTGCAAAGTACTATACACCAGGTAGGCCAATCTGGTGTTATAATCAGTACTGCCTATTCTTTGCTTTTCAAAAATCATAAAACAGAGTCTAATTGCAATAATGGTGGTTCAAAATGCATGGGCCGCAGCTGTGGTGTTGATGGCTGCAGGAATATCAGCGGCAGCACTCATTCATGGCCAAAATGAACACCATTGGCTGTACTTATCTTTGGTGCTCCTGGTGACTGCTTGTCCCTGCTCATTGGTCATATCAACTCCAGTTGCTACAGCTTGTGGTTTGGCAAAAGCTGCCAGAATGGGCCTCCTAATCAAAGGTGGAAACTATCTGGAAGCCTTGGGAAGGCTAGAAGCAATAGCTTTTGATAAAACTGGAACATTAACACAAGGAGAATTCAGTGTGGTAGACATGCATGTCCTAGATGACAGCATAGACAGACATAAGATACTTCACTGGTAAGTTTCAATTCTTCTACTTAAACATCAAAGAGTTCATCAAAGAGTTAATAGATAGCTATCCTATCACTATACCGTTTGATGTTTAATGTTACCCAGTTATGAGGTTTCATCAAATCCTTCAAATTTATGTGCTATGAATAACAACAGAAAAAAAGTCAAGTTCTCTATTAGTTTTGATTTGAAATGGAGTTTCTGTTCAGGATGTCAAGTCTTGAATCCAAATCAAGCCATCCAATGTCAGCTGCTGTTGTAGCCTATTGTCGTGAACAAAATATTGAACCATCAGCAGCTGTCACAGAATTTCAGTCGCTCGAAGGAGAAGGAATCTTCGGTATTATTGATGAGCATAGAATTCATATCGGCAATGCTCGATTATCCACTCGGCtaaaatgggttcaaggtattTTTTGCCGACTTGTATCTCATTTATTGGGCTGTATTTCAGCAAAGCTGAATGCACAATTACAATTTATAATTCTGGGTCACTGCAGATGTATCAAATTCATGGCATACCCGAGGACCAACTGTGGGATATATGGGTGTAAATGAGAGACTTGTAATAATCTTTAGTGTTGCTGATAAAGTCCGCGTTGAAGCAGCTGAAGCTGTAAAAGATCTCAAGGTATTTTTTCctctaatttaatattaatattaatagatCGATTGCTTTTGGTTTTGGCTGGTATGTTTTAATCGATGATTCAGTTTCAGGTCATATACAGTGATCTACCATCAGACAGAGGAGAGTGATCTTACACTTTCTTTTTGATGAAGATCAATAATTTTTCTTCTCTTCTTAACGATAGATTATTGAATTACTGATCAGAAATTATGATAAAAAAATACTCAATCAAAACTAAAAGTAATAATATATTGTTTCATACTGTAAAAAACTCATACCTAATATTAAACTCGTATGAAATATTAACAGATACTGATAAATAGAAATGGAAGTAAAATCATACTAGTTGTACCatttaacttatatatatatacttttaaaaaGAAAACTGACCTTTGCCATTGGACCtgctgaatttaaaaaaaaaaaaatctcacccAAGTAGAGATCAATTCAAAAGATATAAGAACACTAATTTATAGAATTAGTAAATCCAGCAGAATTCCCTGTCCCAAGTCGCTTGTGATCGCCAGCTAGTTGtctaaaattaaacaaaaaaaagtcaAACATAATATAATATTTCTTATTGATCATTTCACCATTAAACTAAATGAATAATAGTATTTATATAGATACTAATTTTAAATGATTTACatcctctatatatatatatatatatatatattttgatcagTAAAGGCATAGCCAAGATTTATATTAATTTTGCATTAATTACAGTATTGACAAGGCTGAGTAGTGTTGCCCCAAAAACCATTCTCAGCATATTCCAAAAACGGGTTTCCAAGCAAATAGAAACCATAAGCACCAGagtaaccaaagtatctaattTCAAAACCTAGCAAGATTATGCAGTCTAGGCAAATAAAACTATAAAGAGTTTAGATGGCAGATTCTCAACTGCCAATACAAAGATTTTAAACATAAATATGTAGCTAAAATTAACTATAACCAAAGTCTTAGATTAAGTAGTCaaaaaagtaattatttttaacaGGGCCAAATTGGGGAACCTAGCTTGCAGTTTCACTTGGGGGTTCGGATTGAGGCGATCCAATTCTCGCGCTCCCACGGCCTCTACCTATTGGGCAATCGCATCCATGACCCGACCCCCGACGGCCTCTTCTAGCACCACCCCGGTATCTTCTTGTTCGGCTTGGAGCTCCTCATCATTAGCTTTTAGGGGCAGGATTCCATTGAGTCTTGCAAATTGGATGAGGTCCTCCTCTCTACCCGAATCCTCCGGATCTTCCCCTAAGAACCGCCACTTGAGATACCTTAGGCCAACTCCAGCAAAAACTCTGTGTCTATCTAGGTCCTTCCCATTCGAGTCCAATAGAAATGGGTAATATTTGATGAGTTCTCCATGAGCATTGAACAAAATTCTCTCACTTGGTTGAGGGGCCCCTGAGTCATGGAGTGCCTTGTTCAAAATTTCTTGGAATTCTTGAAGGATTTCCTCTGAAAAAAGCTCTTTGGTGAAGCTCCATACGGCTTGCTTCGCTAATTTTTGGTCTAGCAGAGAG is part of the Cryptomeria japonica chromosome 10, Sugi_1.0, whole genome shotgun sequence genome and harbors:
- the LOC131039154 gene encoding cadmium/zinc-transporting ATPase HMA2, yielding MKGGGDYPDLQKTTFDVLGLCCPAEVSLIEKLLNPLEGIERVSLNLSLKTVTVLHNPCLISSAQIAKALNKERLDASIQVSGQIKSGEKWPSPYTLASGVLLGISFFKYFYSPLKWAALGAVAVGLPPIVLKSVAALRSFVLDINVLMFIAVAGSIGLGELSEAGSIVFTFTLAEWLESRSSDKARAARGSVMNLVPQTAVIEESGQKVSVQDVEINTVIAVREGEIIPIDGTVMSGRSSVDESSLTGESLPVEKESGANVWAGTTNLTGYLSVKTVALASESAVSRMIKLVEDAQNQRSRTDQFVQHFAKYYTPAVVLMAAGISAAALIHGQNEHHWLYLSLVLLVTACPCSLVISTPVATACGLAKAARMGLLIKGGNYLEALGRLEAIAFDKTGTLTQGEFSVVDMHVLDDSIDRHKILHWMSSLESKSSHPMSAAVVAYCREQNIEPSAAVTEFQSLEGEGIFGIIDEHRIHIGNARLSTRLKWVQDVSNSWHTRGPTVGYMGVNERLVIIFSVADKVRVEAAEAVKDLKNLGIQLSMLTGDTAAAAEIIQRQVGEITVYSQLLPEDKVKIIEELKEKGITAMVGDGINDAPALAAADVGIAMGVAGSAVAMETSDIALMSNDIRKIAQAVKLGRKSLEKIYLNVAISIIAKAAIFGLAFTGHAPLWVAVVADMGTCLVVTFNSMLLLGTQKFDSENSTDQISDDRNSRNQISKNDLPAANTSSGCRCCKNQIRSGESDEIVVEVRTPLLEQNQCNKEC